CGAGACTCATTTTGGAGTTGGTTCTAATTAAAGACCAGAGTGCAACATCTTGGAGCACAAGATAGCTGCTAGCTAAGTTAGCTATAAACGCCAACAAACAAAGTTACAATACAAAGTAAAAAGTTGCCTCAAATAGGTTAATTAACTATCATTCAAGACGACACATGATGTTGGACGATGCATAAACATCCAAGCTAGCTCAGCCAGGTAAATGACTGGACCGTCTGCAAATCACCAAACTGGCTAACTTACATAAATTAGCATTCAGTTGGTAGCAAGACTGTtaagtttttactttttagtGTTTCGTTTTAAGGttaaaagaaactaaaacttCAATCTGTTAAATTCAAGGTTCTTGTAATCAACAATCATGTTAATTACAAGCTGCCAGTCATCGGCTAAAAAGTGTCTGTTTGCCATTTTGGAATAAGCTTTGTCTTAATTTAACATCTCACAGTCGACAGATTCCAAATCATTTTCTCAGATTATCAGAGTAGTCAGCACAAGTGAATAGTCATAGTCATTTCTCCCTTTgtcaaaatataaaatcatataaaaaataaatgaattgacCACATTAGATACTCTAATCAAATGATGGCAACCCTTCAGAGACAGTCGGTCTTCCACTAAAGTGTATTTTACCCGTCGTTTCTTCAGTATTAGCACTTCCCCTTTAGTTGCCTCTTTTCATTATCAGCTCCTATTTCTTGATTGCACATTTTATACAAGTCTATTCTAATAACAGCGTGtcagatttacacattttgctCAGGAAGCCTTAATAtagttgtttttaattattatttggTTAATTTGACCTAAAGCGCTGTTGTGCTCAGTGACTTCTATACCGGCGGTTGTGGCTCAAAAGCTTCGCTTTGCTGCGTAACTGGTTCACAAAGTGCATCTAAACGGAGCGACGGATGAGATTTACAGTGTTTAACTCTTAAGTCAATTCAATGTGTCTGTGGTAGGTTCACTTCCACCAGAGCATTTCACCACAGACTCATTTATCTTCGTCACCCGGGGGGCTAGGTTGGAAAGCATTATGATTCTAAATTTACTTTAGTGTATTATAATTATATACTTTATACAAAAATTAACTTCTAAGGTAATAAATACTCTTTATCttcaacaaaaataatatacattGCGCGTTACCCTACTGTGATCTACATGTGTAAAACAATTCATCCGACATGTTTTTATCCAGAGGTCCTAAAAATCATCAGCCACAGTCGTGATTCTACAAGCGATTGTTTGTCTAATCAAAAGACCCTCCAATAAAGCAATAATTCACAAGATTTAACAAATTGGTGTCTATTTTCTCCTATTTGCGCATAAATATATCAGAGGAGATAATCAACCATTAACAAGTTCTTGAACCTTTGGGgcaaaaccacaaaacaactGGTTTCCATCGAGGATGCTgctaatttaattttaatttaaataaacttGTGGATTACCGCTTTAATCACCGCTTTCAGAACGGATCGACTCAGTATGACCTGTGGCTGCTGCTAATCTTCCATCCTACATTTAACGACCAGGAGAAACACATCTGAAGCCGCATGTGTTCACAAGATGGTAAATTAAAGTTCACTACTTTGGCATCGCTTAAAAAAACCTCTCTGGTTTCGACAGCTGAAGGCAGAGCTTCAGTTTTAAGAATCCCTTCTTCGACCTATGATCTGAGAACACTTCTGAAAACAAGGACGGGgaataaacagataaaacataaagaaatattaCAAGATAAAAACTACAGCTACAAAGTTATATTGCACTAAAATATCCACTACGACAGGAATACGTGGAAAAATATTTGCATCATCGCGATCCACGTCACCTCGTCCTCACCACGTGGACCCGAACTCTCTAACTCGCGTGGAAACACCTGCACAAAGGCTGCGCCGCTGTCAACACACTCTGCTTGTTAGTCTGCACTGATGGACATTTTATCTGTTAGTATTTCCATGAACGCAacctgtgtttgctgctgtgtcatCCCCTTTTAATGAGCGGAGCTTAATTAAAGGAATGTACAGTAGATTCGACCGGTGGTTTTGTACGGAGCGACCGCTTCCCTTTCACAGTTGAGGAAGGGAGGATTTAAAGGAAGGAACTGTAGAAAATGTTACCGTGACAGCAGAAAGCATGACCTTTTAAAGGTCAAAGCCTACAAATTGATAATGCAGTTGTTTTCTATTATAAAattatgttgtttatattgttcCGAGGTTTGATATTTAACTACAATTTACAGCATATTTCAAATCTCTGTGAATCTTCCTTCATTTATAACCCCCGTCAACCATTAGAGCTAATGGATCTGGAGCTACACACTCTCCTGCACTGTGGAGTTTGATTTATCTTCAAGTGGCGTggtttcagctgcaggaggcgGAGCTGCTGCCGGCGCCTCCACCAGCGGGACCTTCTCCTTCACCGGTGAGGCAGGAAGTGTTGTGGCGGCGCTGGCGCTGGCGGGAGGGTCCTCGACAGATGAGGAGGTGGGAGGCGGCGCGCCGCCGAAGCTGCGAGCGATCTCGTCGAAAGTTTTGCCCCTCGTCTCTGGGACTTTGATGaaggtgaagatgaagaagaggatgaggaaggtggtgaagatgaggaagaCCCAAGGCCCACACAACTCCtgaggagacgagagaggagagTCAGAGCTTTGTACAAATTATTGATTTATATCAACAGATAAGTGAATGTGATGTACGAATGTAAACAGGCAAGGACGCAGAAACTGGGtgaatattttatataaaacaaaagatttaaaagtgtcaaatcaaactgagaaaaataggagaaaaacaataaacagacagTCCAAACTCTCTCACCAGTTCAGACCAGGTCGGTCACGTACCACTAGTTTGGGGAAGCTCATTCCAACCAGGAAGTTGGCCGTCCAGTTGCAGCAGCCGGCCACAGCCATGGCCGCTGGGCGGGGCCCCTGGGAGAACAGCTCGGCCACAATGAACCATGGGATTGGACCGGGGCCCAACTCAAACATAGCCACAAACAGCATGACAGAAGTGATGGCCACGTAGCTCATACCAGGCAGAGTTTtctgctcagagagagagaaaaagagaggaagagacatcagaaaatgatttatgttttataatcactgactgacatttgAGATATCTCATGATTGGAGGGAGAACTGTGGGTGAATACTTAACTCTTAACTGCCACCTGGTGGccaaaagaaaaacctgcagtgtagctgaagcagcagaaacagcatcCTCTTACAGGATGAgctgtttgtatgtattttatgttaaaCATCGAGGCTGGCGGGTGAGAGAGGTGGTCAGGTGATGGCACTGAACTCACCAGCAGGAGGGAGATGGTCATGAGCAGAGCGCTGATGGCCATTCCACCCAATCCCAGGAGGTGCAGAGACCTTCGTCCGGCCTTCTCCAccaggaagagctggaggacagaCACAGGACGGAGTGATGTGCTGctgaatcacacaaacacaaacacatgcagggaCCAGAAACGTGCTGACGTCACTCACAGAAACCACGGTGAAGATGGTGTTGACGACTCCGGCCCCGATGGTGGCGTAGATGGGCTGCTTGACACCGGCCGACTCAAAGATACCCGTCGAGTAGTAGAACAcctgaggagaaaacaacacgTTTACTACGTTATTTTCTTGATCGCCATCTGGACTCTCGTTAACATCCGTCTCAGGTGTATATGATCTGACTCACAGCGTTGATCCCCGACAGCTGCTGGGAGAGCTGCAGCATGACGGCGATGAGGAGGGGCTGCCGGTACGACGCCGAGCGGAACAGCTCGAGGATCGTCACTTTCTTCTCCTTGGCCATCTTGGcgctctcctccttcatctcctgcAGGTCTTTACTCACATCCTCGCTGCCACGCAGACGCACCAGCGCTGTcgacagaacacaaacacaagcggCTCTTTGTTTTCGCTCTGGCACACGGACGtaaacgataaaaaaaaaaaacgtctccACACAGTCTCAGAAACTACGATGCCGCTCTGACTGTGGAGCCCTGTGATTGTCTTGTTTGTGCCGAGAGGTGTGATGGAGAAGTGGGTCAGCGCCCCGGAGTCGACCCCGACAGGCTACATGTGGAACAGATGCCAAAACCTTCTGCCGGTTCAAGGACTCTTCTCTCCGGGGCGACACGTCATCCTGACTCACCTCAGCTCACCCTGTGTGTCTCTAACTACACCCACTGatctttctccctctcagcaCACATTCATGTCCAACTTTTCCCACCTGATATTTCGCTCCTATCCACCAGACGATACACGACACATCATTTGTCTGAATTAAAGGCTGTTGTCTCAACTACAAAGATTAGAGCGTACTGTAGCTGCAACACGATGGTGTTTCCTGTCTCATAAGAGACAAGGAGGTTAAATTAAGCACCACCCGACTCACAGTGTTTGTTGGTCACGTGCGTCGCAGCACAAACCAGTTTTTATATTCAGGATAGGttaaaacatttcctgcttttgggttttttttatgcaagAATGTCTGCGTCAATTCATGGTGGAaatttctttgtttatgtcagtgaaactatttttcttttatggttttattgGAGGTACAACTGCACATAATATTCGGGAGGACCTGGACTACAGCTGTGTCTCAGTGCCTACCTTTGCgtgcctgctcctcctgtttAAGGTTAATAAGAAGGAAGCGAGGGCTCTCAGGACAGAAGGGCAGCAGGATGCACTGCAGGACGGCGGGGGCCACGGTGAGGGCCAGCAGCAGGGGCCACAGCTTTTCCGAGCCCAGCAGACCCTCCAGACCGAAGATCTAAACACCAAAGACCACAAGAGAGTCTGAACTTCTTCGTCTTCTGAGAAACACAAGGTGCTGATCTCAACATCTAAATCAGTAGTTTGTTAGGAAGCCTCCTGCTGACCTGAGCGATCAGGATGCCCACCACCACACCCAGCTGGTGAAGCGTGCCGAAGGCTCCTCGGAGGGGGGTGGGCGACACCTCGCCGACGTACATGGGAGTCAGGCCGGTGAAGAGCCCGCAGAACAGGCCGATGACCAGGCGACCGGCGATCACCATCTCGTAGGAGGAGCAGATGGTGGAGAAGCCCATGAGGAGGCCGCCGATCACCGCCAGAGAGTTCACCAGGAACATGGAGCGGCGCCTGAGGAGACGAGGCAGGGGGATGAATCTTTAATGTGGTGTTACGAGACGAGCTTCAGCATTGTTTATTGgaatgaggacagaggaggagcggCTGAAAGACTTGTGGTCGAAGAAGATGAAAATTGACAACCTCATTGATCAGCTGAGAGATTACAATACTGTGTCAGGACTGATGTGAAGATCATTAATCCCAAACTGAAAACTAGAAAATTGGAATCGAAATTGTCTTTGGATTGTTTGATTTCAGGTTGTTTTCCTCGTGCTACGACACACTACAGTACAATACTGCTTAgctcagcttagcttagcttacaaAGGCTGGTAGCTCCGAGCTCCAGCTCACATGaacttcaaatgtgtttttttcctgaagttGTCAAAGAACCTGAATTCTC
This window of the Acanthopagrus latus isolate v.2019 chromosome 3, fAcaLat1.1, whole genome shotgun sequence genome carries:
- the slc2a3a gene encoding solute carrier family 2, facilitated glucose transporter member 3a isoform X2, yielding MEGQQEKQVTGYLLFSLGTAVIGSLQFGYNTGVINAPEQKLRSFFNDTWVERYGEPISPGICTIVWSVAVAIFSVGGMVGSFSVGVMANRFGRRRSMFLVNSLAVIGGLLMGFSTICSSYEMVIAGRLVIGLFCGLFTGLTPMYVGEVSPTPLRGAFGTLHQLGVVVGILIAQIFGLEGLLGSEKLWPLLLALTVAPAVLQCILLPFCPESPRFLLINLKQEEQARKALVRLRGSEDVSKDLQEMKEESAKMAKEKKVTILELFRSASYRQPLLIAVMLQLSQQLSGINAVFYYSTGIFESAGVKQPIYATIGAGVVNTIFTVVSLFLVEKAGRRSLHLLGLGGMAISALLMTISLLLKTLPGMSYVAITSVMLFVAMFELGPGPIPWFIVAELFSQGPRPAAMAVAGCCNWTANFLVGMSFPKLVELCGPWVFLIFTTFLILFFIFTFIKVPETRGKTFDEIARSFGGAPPPTSSSVEDPPASASAATTLPASPVKEKVPLVEAPAAAPPPAAETTPLEDKSNSTVQESV
- the slc2a3a gene encoding solute carrier family 2, facilitated glucose transporter member 3a isoform X1, whose amino-acid sequence is MEGQQQEKQVTGYLLFSLGTAVIGSLQFGYNTGVINAPEQKLRSFFNDTWVERYGEPISPGICTIVWSVAVAIFSVGGMVGSFSVGVMANRFGRRRSMFLVNSLAVIGGLLMGFSTICSSYEMVIAGRLVIGLFCGLFTGLTPMYVGEVSPTPLRGAFGTLHQLGVVVGILIAQIFGLEGLLGSEKLWPLLLALTVAPAVLQCILLPFCPESPRFLLINLKQEEQARKALVRLRGSEDVSKDLQEMKEESAKMAKEKKVTILELFRSASYRQPLLIAVMLQLSQQLSGINAVFYYSTGIFESAGVKQPIYATIGAGVVNTIFTVVSLFLVEKAGRRSLHLLGLGGMAISALLMTISLLLKTLPGMSYVAITSVMLFVAMFELGPGPIPWFIVAELFSQGPRPAAMAVAGCCNWTANFLVGMSFPKLVELCGPWVFLIFTTFLILFFIFTFIKVPETRGKTFDEIARSFGGAPPPTSSSVEDPPASASAATTLPASPVKEKVPLVEAPAAAPPPAAETTPLEDKSNSTVQESV